The genomic interval ctgtgaagattaaataagtgtGTGTATGCACTTGTTATATGAGTATTTAACATATACTAGTTCTTTTTCCCTTGCTATTCATCTCTGTCCTGTATTTAAAGGAATCTTGTTCCTGCTCGGAGTCCTttccacagcaaaaaaaaatcctctaaaacttatttttaaggaCTAGATTTTCACATAATACATTTTCCTAGTCACACCTGGATCTCATTTAACACTgtctttgggaattccctggcggtccagtggttaggactctgcgctttcactgccaagggcccggggttggttggggaactaagatcccataagcctcgtggtgtggcaaaaaaaaaacacaaaaaaacaaaaaacactgtcaCACTGTCTTTgggaatatttctttaaaagctaACATTTTTCTGATAAACTCATTTACGAGGTATCTAAAATTTAAGGTGTAACCAGATATGCAAGGTTGAGTATATACTCTACTAAATACTAGGCTAGAATAATTTTAGTAGCCTCCAGAAAGGTTCAGATAAATTCATGGACTCCTTGTGCTAACCTGTGATATGAATTAAGAGATATGCAAAGTATATCCTCCTGAGGATCAAGTCAAGGATGATAACGTCCACTCTTCCCTATGTAAGACACATGCCTGTGTCCCAGTGGCAAAGACTCTTGGGCTGGAGAATTCTTAACGGCTGTACCTTGACAAACTAGTGAGGCACAAGTAACTTGTTACTGATTAacattaaatttgttttatttattaaaacttgCAAATAGCTTGCTTTTTTGTAAATTACAACAGTTTCAAGTTCCCTATAAGGGTACTCTCACTTACATTTCTGATAAGCTTTCTGGTGGAAGAGTAAGAACTTACAGACGCCAAGCAGCAATAGACAGAATCCTGGGTATACTCATAGGGGAATGAAGCATGTGAACATCATTCACGTGCAtcacagaagaaataaagcttAGTAACAGCTGGTCTGGAAAACTGATTTGACAGGATACAGCATTTCTTATGACTGACAAGAGACGAAGGAATTAGCACTAGACCCTGAATTGAGTTGTCAACTAATATCAGGGTGCTTGCTGTGAGCTAGTTAATTGTTAGATTTCATAGGGATTTGTGGTACAAGAAAGCTTTGTTGAACACATTCATTCCGTGTGCCAGGCTTAGGGCAAggtattaagaggaaaaaaagacataaaacggAAGCTACTTCACAGCTATATTAGATCAGATTGACACTTGGGAACATTAGCTTATAGATCCAGTTTTGCCACTATATACAGGACTTGAGGACCTGTGgtttctctgggcctcggtttctttatctgtaaaatcagTTACTTCATCTGCAAAGGTGAACTAGATGACTTCCAAGGGCCTTTAGATTCTAAAGTGCTTAAAGTCTTTGAAATGTAATAAAACTGAATAACAGGTGTTCTCTCCCTGAGGCATTCCCAGGACAAATGTTCCATTCCAAACCCTGAGACAGCCACACCTCAGGATCAGGGTGTTTAAGAATCTCCTCAAAGAAGGTATCCTTTATATTTTCATCCCTATGCCCCTGCACAGAATCTCTACACACAGAAAATGGGGACACACTTATGGTCCACATTGACAATGGCTAGTGATGGAAATGATAAAGGTATACTTTACTGTTGCTTTGGCATCAAATCTGAAAGCTTAGGCCAGCAAGCAAGGCCTTTCCTTAAATAACATTCCTTACCTCATTTCTCCCTATCTGATAAGCCCTTACTTTTCAGCTGAGCTGATCACATCCATTTGCCCCTTCCTGTATGCTCTTGCTGATCCCTCCATCTGGAAGGGTAGGGAGGGTAGAAAAATCCATTTCCTTCAGGACTGAGCTCTATCTTACTTTATGTTTCATCAGTATGAATACAAGTAATTTCTAGAATCCTATACTATCATACACTTATTCATGTTCCCTAGCTTATTCATAGAGGTTCCTCTTCTCACTATAATTAGACTCTAAACACATCATATTGAATAAGCACTGAATAAATGCTTATCTAGTTTGTGAGTCCAGCAGGAATCTCagataacaaaagaaagaaagcttcAGGCTCCTCCTACCTTAGCGCTATACCATTCCCAAAGCTCTTCCTTCCCTTGCCTTTTCTTTCCTGTCTGGAATCTCCTATTTTCAAGCCTAATTTAAGGGCCAATTCTGGGCATGAAAAGACAACACGGTTCATACTTTGGTTTCGTATTTTTTCAGTTCATTTCAgtaaaaacataatataaaaggCATtgccaccctctcccctcctgggGGGTGATCCATCAAGCTTGTCAGTCTGGGCCGCTCCAGTGGTTCATAGCTCATCGTGCGATATGTGCAGGGCATGGTCACATAGATCTGCAAATAGCACATGACAGTTTCAAAGAAAATGCCACTCTCATACTGATATATGCCACTATCAAGAAAATATccccaaacaaacacacacacaccgacCACCATTTTTCAGagcatatgctttttttttcttttttttctccaagattttttgatgtggaccatttttttaaagtctttattgaatttgttacaatattgtttctgtttcatgttttggttctttggccttgaggcatgtgggaatcttcgctccctgaccagggatcgaacccgcaccccctgcactggaagatgaagtcttaaccactggaccgccagggaagtcccccgaacATATgcttttaaatgacaaaacattCCCACCATCCTCTCACCAGTATCTCACTCAGGTGAGGGAGCCACAAATTCTGAAAGCCGacaggaaaagaatggagaggAACAACCCAAGTCCCTAAGCCATAAGTAATGGAAGCCAACTCTTGAGCTAACATCAGAGGTTGGAGGAGGGGGTATTAGGGGGGTGTTGGAGGAGCGGGGGTGGGACACACACTAGAGAATGTGCCAGGTTCCACAGGGATGTGAGGACAGGAGGTAAAGTGGGAATAGCTTACCTGTTCGCTTACTACAAAGTTTGTCTTTAACATTGTCAGCCTCTCGGGAAAAGAATTCAATGAGTTCATCCTCGTATTCCTCCACAATGCTCTCACACTGTCAACCCAAGGGATAAAGGAGTGAGAGAAGACAGCAAGGGAAGCCTCTGGTCTCCACCTCCAGAGAGGAGGACAAGGACATTAATCCAACTTTCCACTTGGGCTCTCCAATAATTCCCCTAGTTTCCAAGACCCAGTTACCCACTCCCATAGCTCACCGCGAACTTGAGGGTGCCACTGATGTCTGAATCAATTCGGATCCCCTGTTGGTCCAGTTCATTGGATTCTCCATTCCGGCCCACTACACGTACGTAGTTCTTGCGGTGGGTGGAAGGGTCAATCTGTTCCCCATACTCCTTCATCCGGTCGCATACCTCCTCTAGCAGCTCTGTGAGGTGGGCCTCTGAGCGAGCATAAGGCACCTAGAAATGTCCTCAGCCTTGGGTCACATTTTTCTACCTCTGTACATTAGTAATTTATATCCTTACTTTTCCTTCCAAATCTAGCTCAACCAATCTATTCTAAAAAGCCTTCCCTAATTTAAAAACAGTATGATTTGTGTAGTTCCAAAGTCCTTTCAAATATGTGCTCTTATTTACCTCA from Balaenoptera ricei isolate mBalRic1 chromosome 10, mBalRic1.hap2, whole genome shotgun sequence carries:
- the CNPY2 gene encoding protein canopy homolog 2 codes for the protein MKGWGLLALLLGALLGAVWARRSQDLHCGACRALVDELEWEIAQVDPKKTIQMGSFRINPDGSQSVVEVPYARSEAHLTELLEEVCDRMKEYGEQIDPSTHRKNYVRVVGRNGESNELDQQGIRIDSDISGTLKFACESIVEEYEDELIEFFSREADNVKDKLCSKRTDLCDHALHISHDEL